From one Montipora capricornis isolate CH-2021 chromosome 10, ASM3666992v2, whole genome shotgun sequence genomic stretch:
- the LOC138021988 gene encoding regulation of nuclear pre-mRNA domain-containing protein 1B-like, which translates to MLDFCFGIQNRLKMTTFSSATLEKKLGDLSNTQHSVQTLSLWLIHHRKHAKAIVQAWYKELTKARQSKKLTFLFLANDVLQNGKRKGAEFLSEFKHILPTAFQHCSQGGSVEAIKGLERLISIWTERNVYEATFLVKLHKCLGQESDSPPPEKKQKLDDDKQASTMEPPDPEDLIKALVELENSASQDAAVREKIANLPAEVQDVSLLEKIEDKETGDRLSKIVDEACLLLADYNGRLAAELEDRTTISKMLAAFIQLQKDKLAESEKKLQEYKAKQEKVQLVRQELKAHLENLPDLTKLPDLGGGLAPLPSAGDLFASAHRS; encoded by the exons ATGTTGGACTTTTGTTTTGGCATTCAAAATCGCTTGAAAATGACCACTTTCTCCTCGGCAACGTTAGAGAAAAAACTGGGTGATCTTTCGAACACTCAGCATAGTGTTCAGACTCTCTCGCTCTGGCTCATCCACCACAGAAAACACGCTAAAGCCATAGTTCAAGCTTGGTATAAGGAGTTGACGAAAG CAAGGCAGAGTAAGAAACtaacatttttgtttcttgctaATGATGTTCTTCAAAACGGAAAAAGAAAGGGGGCAGAATTCTTGAGCGAATTTAAGCATATATTGCCAACTGCATTTCAACACTGTTCACA GGGTGGATCAGTGGAAGCCATTAAAGGTCTTGAAAGGCTTATATCCATATGGACAGAAAGAAATGTGTACGAGGCCACATTCCTGGTGAAACTACATAAATGTCTTG GACAAGAATCAGACTCTCCCCCACCTGAGAAGAAACAGAAGCTTGATGATGATAAACAAGCCTCAACAATGGAACCACCAGAT CCAGAGGATCTTATTAAGGCTTTGGTAGAGCTTGAAAATTCTGCATCTCAAGATGCTGCTGTCAGGGAGAAGATTGCTAACTTACCAGCAGAAGTACAAGATGTTTCCCTCCTTGAAAAAATAGAAG ATAAAGAAACTGGCGACCGActgtccaagattgtggatGAGGCATGTCTGTTACTTGCTGACTACAATGGGAGACTTGCAGCAGAGCTTGAAGACAGAACAACAATATCCAAAATGCTGGCTGCATTTATACAACTTCAAAAGGACAAACTTGCGGAGTCAGAGAAAAAACTTCAA GAATATAAggcaaaacaagaaaaagttCAATTAGTGCGACAAGAACTGAAGGCTCATTTAGAAAACCTTCCCGACTTAACCAAGCTTCCAGACCTTGGAGGAGGCCTGGCTCCTCTGCCTTCCGCTGGAGACCTGTTTGCGTCGGCTCACAGATCCTGA